The proteins below come from a single Hyperolius riggenbachi isolate aHypRig1 chromosome 8, aHypRig1.pri, whole genome shotgun sequence genomic window:
- the FAM163B gene encoding protein FAM163B, whose protein sequence is MTAGTVVITGGILATVILLCIIAVLCYCRLQYYCCKKEDSEEDEEEPDFAVHSRFPPVHSNRNVVLANGPSLFASPYKKHQHCRSICQGCSHNEPPTFLLQPPEEVRNGVDRITYKSISQEEIELPVNLSNLQVLNPNRLTAMREAFSRSRSISTDV, encoded by the exons ATGACAGCCGGGACTGTCGTCATCACCGGTGGAATATTAGCGACTGTTATCCTCCTATGTATTATTGCAGTTCTCTGTTACTGCAGACTACAG TATTATTGCTGCAAGAAAGAGGACTcggaagaggatgaggaggaaccGGATTTTGCCGTCCATTCGCGCTTCCCGCCGGTGCACAGCAACCGCAACGTAGTCCTGGCCAATGGCCCCTCCCTCTTCGCCTCCCCTTACAAGAAGCACCAGCACTGCCGGAGCATCTGCCAGGGGTGCTCCCACAATGAGCCCCCCACCTTCTTGCTGCAGCCCCCCGAGGAGGTGCGCAACGGTGTCGACCGCATCACCTACAAGTCAATCAGCCAGGAAGAGATCGAACTGCCGGTTAACCTGAGCAACCTGCAGGTACTGAACCCCAACCGCCTGACCGCCATGAGGGAGGCCTTCTCCCGCAGCCGGAGCATCAGCACCGACGTCTGA